Proteins encoded in a region of the Methanofollis tationis genome:
- a CDS encoding alpha-amylase, producing the protein MAGICLGFEVHQPFRLNPSFRPEAAKGRRDLKNHYFDPGNRAILRKVAERCYIPAAGLLIDALDEGLRCSFSLSGVLVEQLEAWCPEGLSLFVEAGSHRNAEVLAQTYYHSLAGFFADQDELAAQIGMHADLMADLFGRRPRVAENTEFSLDPGIAAAIRDLGFSAVYTEGADRILLGRTPNETYTCEGMPVLLRNCPLSDDIAFRFSWKGWDKQPLTAGKYAAWIAGSPGRCAHVFVDFETFGEHQPAGSGIFEFLSALPAALDRAGVACVLPSEAAAHPPAGKIEIPDPVSWADLEKDTSAWLGNHLQRSAFFALEHSPARTMRPELWRYLGTSDHFYYLASKGGSCGEVHRHFCPNGRFESYETFMQVLSHLERRCLPRAKHALVSLPADRAFHFSFPDGTYAGWSAHSLREFEEALDQAPAASVDRHLARGDFARWIEGSFGERRLALEVAACETADAVKNAVRERRCRLCAR; encoded by the coding sequence ATGGCAGGTATCTGTCTGGGATTCGAGGTGCATCAACCATTCCGCCTGAACCCTTCGTTCAGGCCTGAGGCGGCAAAAGGGCGGCGGGACCTGAAAAATCACTACTTCGACCCGGGGAACCGGGCGATCCTGAGAAAGGTGGCCGAACGCTGTTACATCCCTGCAGCAGGGCTGCTCATCGACGCCCTCGACGAGGGGCTGCGGTGTTCGTTCTCGCTCTCGGGCGTGCTTGTCGAGCAGCTCGAAGCGTGGTGCCCTGAGGGCCTCTCCCTCTTTGTCGAGGCAGGCTCCCACCGGAATGCCGAGGTGCTCGCCCAGACCTATTACCACAGCCTTGCAGGCTTTTTTGCCGACCAGGACGAACTCGCCGCTCAGATCGGGATGCACGCCGACCTGATGGCCGATCTCTTCGGCCGGCGGCCCCGCGTGGCCGAAAACACCGAGTTCTCCCTCGACCCGGGCATCGCCGCCGCCATCAGGGACCTTGGCTTCTCGGCCGTCTACACCGAGGGGGCCGACCGTATCCTCCTGGGAAGGACGCCGAACGAGACCTACACCTGCGAGGGCATGCCGGTGCTCCTCCGCAACTGCCCGCTCTCAGACGACATCGCCTTCAGGTTCTCGTGGAAGGGATGGGACAAACAGCCCCTGACCGCCGGGAAGTACGCTGCCTGGATCGCCGGTTCGCCTGGCCGGTGCGCCCACGTCTTCGTGGACTTCGAGACCTTCGGCGAGCACCAGCCCGCGGGGAGCGGGATCTTCGAGTTTCTCTCCGCCCTGCCCGCCGCTCTCGACAGGGCCGGGGTTGCGTGCGTTCTCCCCTCGGAAGCGGCGGCGCACCCGCCGGCAGGAAAGATCGAGATCCCTGATCCGGTCTCCTGGGCCGACCTGGAGAAGGACACCTCGGCATGGCTCGGCAACCACCTCCAGAGGAGCGCCTTTTTCGCCCTTGAGCACTCGCCGGCCCGCACGATGCGCCCGGAACTCTGGCGGTACCTCGGCACGAGCGACCACTTCTATTATCTTGCCTCGAAGGGCGGGTCCTGCGGCGAGGTCCACCGGCACTTCTGCCCGAACGGCAGGTTCGAGTCCTATGAAACCTTCATGCAGGTCCTCTCCCACCTCGAACGGCGCTGCCTCCCGAGAGCGAAACACGCCCTCGTCTCGCTCCCGGCGGATCGGGCCTTCCACTTCTCCTTCCCGGACGGCACCTATGCCGGGTGGTCGGCCCACAGCCTCCGCGAGTTCGAGGAGGCGCTCGATCAGGCGCCTGCGGCCTCGGTGGACCGCCACCTTGCCCGCGGCGACTTCGCACGCTGGATCGAGGGATCGTTTGGCGAACGCCGCCTTGCCCTCGAGGTCGCCGCCTGCGAGACGGCCGATGCGGTGAAGAACGCGGTGCGGGAACGGAGGTGCAGGCTGTGCGCCCGCTGA
- a CDS encoding HAD family hydrolase produces MGIPDNVQAVFFDCYNTLIEIGTDEDDPLTWQMLSSWLSYQGVGIGAGDLMHEYRRTCREQAVRRGEAHPEIDVEAVFVQICRDHRLWDLDARRVGRRAARTFRAASVRKKRVFPESLRLLEHLRGLPMGIVSNGQRVFSEHELRHLGLKGYFDVLVFSSDLGFKKPDPRIFVYALEKLGVDPENALFIGDSYRNDILAPRAIGMHSMYIRDAWGLPDRS; encoded by the coding sequence ATGGGTATTCCTGACAACGTCCAGGCCGTATTCTTTGACTGCTACAACACCCTGATCGAGATCGGCACCGACGAGGACGACCCGCTGACCTGGCAGATGTTGAGTTCGTGGCTGTCCTATCAGGGCGTCGGGATCGGAGCGGGGGATCTGATGCACGAGTACAGGCGGACCTGCCGCGAGCAGGCCGTGCGACGGGGGGAAGCCCACCCCGAGATCGACGTCGAGGCGGTCTTTGTCCAGATCTGCCGGGACCATCGCCTCTGGGATCTCGATGCGCGCAGGGTCGGTCGCCGGGCTGCACGGACCTTCCGGGCGGCGTCGGTACGGAAAAAAAGGGTTTTTCCCGAGAGCCTGCGTCTGCTCGAGCACCTCAGGGGTCTGCCGATGGGCATCGTCTCCAACGGCCAGCGGGTCTTCTCCGAGCACGAACTCCGCCACCTCGGTCTCAAGGGGTATTTCGACGTGCTCGTCTTCTCCTCAGACCTCGGGTTCAAGAAGCCCGACCCCAGGATTTTTGTGTATGCCCTGGAGAAACTCGGGGTCGATCCGGAAAACGCCCTTTTCATCGGGGACTCGTACCGAAACGATATCCTGGCCCCGCGGGCAATCGGGATGCACTCGATGTATATCAGGGATGCCTGGGGCCTGCCTGATCGTTCGTGA
- a CDS encoding carboxymuconolactone decarboxylase family protein has translation MTFEEKLATILKEGTGTVSARWLREIEEEFGRAPLIQTRMGERPEVLVSHLLYRDAIFETSHLDPKYIELISLAVGAALKCRHCVDYHMQAAMAKGATRDEVLEVILIAGLASNASVLADAYRVMDETRPDEPCISCDIQGTNGVSKDDGGA, from the coding sequence ATGACCTTTGAAGAGAAACTCGCCACCATTCTGAAGGAGGGCACCGGCACGGTCTCGGCCCGCTGGCTCAGGGAGATCGAGGAAGAGTTCGGCCGCGCACCCCTGATCCAGACGCGGATGGGGGAGCGGCCCGAGGTGCTCGTCTCCCATCTTCTCTACCGGGATGCCATTTTTGAAACGAGCCATCTCGACCCGAAATATATCGAGCTGATCAGCCTTGCGGTGGGCGCCGCCCTGAAGTGCCGCCACTGCGTGGACTACCATATGCAGGCGGCGATGGCGAAAGGGGCGACCAGGGACGAGGTTCTCGAGGTGATCCTGATCGCGGGCCTCGCCTCCAACGCCTCGGTGCTCGCCGACGCCTACCGGGTGATGGACGAGACCAGACCGGACGAGCCCTGCATCTCCTGCGATATCCAGGGGACGAACGGCGTTTCAAAGGACGATGGCGGCGCCTGA